TCAACCTTCTCATGGAATGCTCTTGTTTCTTCTATACCTGGTAAACTACTGACCAACAGactatatttgaaatattgtctCTTAGTTGCCATTTCTGATTGTCATAAACCCTTAGAATTACTTGCATGCTAATATTTTTGCATTGTCTTAATTATTGCACTTCCACACTGTACTGCAATGATTTCATTGCTTATTTGATATTTCCTAAATTACAAGCACTTAAAGGGAAGGGACTATAAGTGGACCTGTCAGTTAAATTTTCCTGCTCTACAAAATTTATCCTCTTAGTTCAGCCTTCCTACTAAGAAACAGTCCTTTTTTTCTGATTCAGATCCTATCTTCCTGTCCCAAGCTCCTTGTATGGTCTTTGGACAACAGAAGttactctgtaaatgtttgttaaaCTACATTCATTAAATTTGCCAAATCACTGGATCCTCATATAACTAATATTTATCAATTACCAGTTAAttcaattcaatttctttaatttttcactctgggaaaaaataaaattcatgtatCAATGAGGACATGATCAAAACAGAGGTCAGATTTAGCTAAGTCTGATTTTCTAGTTTCACTTATACCCTAAAAATAATTAAGTAGAAGGGATGGTAATGATTATCATAAGAACATGTTGTTAAAAttgttaatattatgaaaaattttaaacctaCACAAACTAGAGAATAATGAACAGCCAAGTACCTGTCACTCAGCAAAACTCACTGCTTgtcttatttcatatatttctctCTGCTCCTTATCCCTGTTGATATGAAGTGAATCCCAGACATGGTTGTGTTTCAACCATAATTATTTCAGAGTAAATCTCCACATTATGTAGAAAAtagaaactctttttaaaaacacattcatAATAACCATTGTAAGTTACTCTTCTATGGAAAGTCAATTGTTCTAAATCACTGGGCTTTTTAATACAATTTCTGTCTGGAATAACCATTTGCAACAGCTGGGATtagttataaaatatatagataCAAATAAAATGAGCACAATTAGCACATATAGATGATACATGAACATAGCAGTAGCAAGCTGATCTACATATTTCACATAATTCTGATAAGTCCTAGAAAGTATTTACAAATTGACAGTTATATTTTTTGAATTAGTACTTCTAATTTTCAAATCATGTatcaaaaattacataaaatacacTTACCTAAAATAAACAACCCCACCTCCTTTAACACTAATATCTGACTCATACAACACAGTTTAATAGCATTATATCAGCAGATAAATAAACCAAATTTAAAGTTCATTGGAAATGTATACAAACCCAAACCAACTAAACATAATTTCACAAATCCACCCTTAGAAAACAAAATGCACCATAAATGAATGAaggcataaaaaagaaaactttgcatCAAAGCATAGATCAATCAAGGCATAGATTCAAAATACGTAGAAAAACGATGTACAccacataaaaaaaaatgaggtatATAGTCAGGCGTattggtgcacgcctgtaatcttagcacacaggaggctaagacaggaggactgcaaatttgaggctacataatgagaacctatcccccccaaaaaattaaaacaaacaaaaaaaagaaaaatgagatctgaAGGCTCCTCACAATTAATTCACGATTTTAATTAAAGGTCAAAAATTACTTATAGCTTCAAATTACTGTTACTTATAAATGTAGTTAATTAATGTTACATTCTAGCATTAATTATAGTTAAGAAAGTTTAAAAGCGTAAACTCTGGGTTCAGACTATATGTATTTGAATCCGAGATCTACCATTAATTGATCATGTGACCTTGTGCAAGTTATTTAACTTACCTGCACTTTGGTTCCTTCATACTTAAAATGGAGATATAGGTAGAGTAGCCCTTATTGAAAATGTTGGGACTAGAAGTGCTTCAGATTTCAGAGCTTTTCacgttttggaatatttgcatagactttacaAGTTGAATGTCCCTATTccgaaaatccaaaatccaaaatatttcaaaaactgaaaCTTTTTAAGTGTCATGTTGATACTTCAAAAAGGTTTTGGATTTCAgagcattttagattttggattttcagattagggatgctcaaactataataataataataatatatattctaCAAAGgttgttataaggattaaatgaaataatccatgAAATGTATTTAACCTGGTGTAAAACATATGACAAATGCTTGCCattgtcataaaaatattaatactaaACTTTATTAAATAGTGTAtattaaacaataataataaaaataaagtttgacATTTGTattccaaaattttattttaattatcgtattattgttgttctggggttacactgtaacatttacaaaagtgcttacatatatcttagttaaattcacctttctcctttatcctccatcTCCacatttttagaatagtttcaacaggtctcatttttccattttcatacatgcatacacagtatttgcaataCATTCACCCTTCTACTAAAAGTTGATTTTATTATACTGAAAAAATACTGTACTCACCAGAATATGGGACTTTCACCAGGTTCTTTCACTTTGTAGTATTCTTTGTCTTGTGGCAGGACTTTGGTTAATCCAAAATCTCCAATTTTAACTCTGTTCTCATTCTCTACCAATATATTTCTTGTTGCCAGATCCCTGTGGATATATCTTTTTGTACCAAGATACTCCATACCCTatagaaaaaagaacatttttctttcaggTAGTTTTACAAGCACAATTTATATGGCCTTCTTACTATAAATTCCTTTTATTAGCTAAGGAAAAGTCTGTAGGATTTCTAAATTACTTCAACATgctcattttatttacaaaaaataacCAGGATATTAGGTACCTTGCATATCTGAGATGTATACTGCAGAAGTTTTTTGTGATCTATCcgttctttgtatttttgaagATAGTCCCGTAAACTTCCATATGGTAAATATTCCATAATTAATCTTAGATTACGACGGCCTTTAATATACAAATGGAACATAATGTTTTACTTTGCTACATTTTACTGATGAAATATTAAGCAAAAATGTATAAATGACTTATATATTAAATCTGGGTCTAAGATATTGAAACTTTATTACAAATTAAAGGTTAGGTAGTAGTTAAGAACACAGGATTTTCAAtccagaagttttaaaaaaaagcttttaaaatatattttagtgttCTTTAATTATTTAGGAAAGCCAAAATAAGATGGTAATAAAGCTTTCTGTTCTCATTTATATCAAAAAAgtacctaatttaaaaataatattttggaagaaaatataaggaacgataattttttcattaaaaattacacTGTTTTGTTTAACTGAAGGAAGTGGTAAAGAGAACAATCAACCAGCCAAGGACCTCCTGAAGTTATAGCCCATGATCATCACACACCATTTCCAGTGGGCACTGGCATATGGTAAGTCCAGCAATTTAGATAATGTATGTTTCTATTACCCAGGACGTCAAAGACATACCTTGACTTTAAAATAGGTTTCTATGGGCAACATACCAGCACTGTAGCACACTCCCTTGTACTTTACAATGTTGTCATGCTGCAGGGATTTCAGGATTTCAATTTCCCTTTCAAAGTCTCTGAGGTGCTCTTCAGTACTATGCTGGAGTTTTTTTACAGCCACCACCTCCCCAGTGTTGTCTTGTAGAGGGTCATACCGGCACATCTCCACACTCCCAAAATTACCCTAAACAACACACTAGATTAAGGATGGAAGTCTCAAGTTTTCAAGATAAATTAGGAATACATTCTAATTATACAGGAAATCTCACTGGCTAAAATCAGTAGGAATATCTCTAAACTTAATTAGGCAACTTTTacagcaagaaaaggaaatactgtCTCAATACCTGGGGAGTAAACCTATAAAAATTAACTTCTTCAAAAGGAATTATAGGCTGAAATATAAACTACTTCAAAAAGGCATTTAAACAAATGATTAATTTTTACTAAGATAAGTCAAGGGACATGCTAAATTTCTGCAACTAACTTCCAAGAAGAACTTTCCTTCTTCACAATATACCTTTTGGTATCACTATCAGTGATCTGAGTGGAATAAGGGTTTGTTACAGACTCAATATCTATGACCCTCTAAAAATTTTATGATAAGCCCTAATTCCCAATGTGACTTCATATGGAGATAGGGCCTTGCCAAGAGGTGAAAAGGTGAAATGATGTCATAAGGGTGGAGTCCTAATGCAATATGGTGGTGCCCTTATAAGAACAAGAATAAACACCAAAGCTTTCTCAACCACGGTGGGCGGGATATACCAAGAAGGCAGTCATCTACAAGCCAGGAAAAGAGTCCTAGAAACCAAATCCTGCTAGAAATCTCATCTTAGACTTTCCAGGCTTgaaaaccatgagaaataaatgacTATTGTTTAAGCCAAGtaagtctatggtattttgttatcatAGCCAAAAGCAAACTAATATAAAGTCAGGTTTAAGAAAGACTTTTtagggctagaagcatggctcaagtggtagaacacttgcctaacacaaagccctgagttcaaaccccagtactacaaaaacaaacaaacaaataaatgtaaggCTGTTTAGCCTATAGGAATTCTCctacattttccaaaatagatctgtcttggactggtagagtggctcaagtggtagaatgcctgcctagtacaaggccctgagcacAAAtctcaataccaccaccaccaaaaaaaaaaatcagtctttaaAGAAATACACACTGTCTTTGAGACTTACTATCAATAGAAGATTGTTAAGCTGATTTATAACACGTGAAGTATAGGTTTTTACTATTAATCAAAttagcatattttatatattattgcaTTCTTAAAGAATGTAGTTCTTGAATTATAATACTCTAAGTAACTATATTTTCAGTTATATGCTTGAAGtctattttttaaacttagaCCATATGTAGGCTCAAAGTTAAATCTCTAATTACATAGTTTGGAAGGGCACAGCAAGGCAGATAAGATCTGGGACTCCAGAGTCAGACAGACCAGAGCTTGAATTTTGGTCTACTACTTACTTTCTTTGTGACCTTGGATAGCTTAGTTCCCTCTCTGAACAGcagctttttctttctcaaaatggaGGATAATAAAATGTCTATTCCATACTGCTGTTGTcagaaattattccaaaatacatCTTAAAAAACAGAACTAGGAAAAAAGAGTTTTAAATCCTTTCTCCCTGCTTAACAGTATATCAAAATcccaaaaatgatttttaattattgtaaCTATCACATGCAGGCACTAGTTATTTAATTTAGAAACACAATTTACAGtaaaacaagatttaaaaatacatttatgtcATTACAATGATGTTCTTATTCATAAATATCTGTGTATATCTCTATTAAAGATTCTTAAGAATTATCTGTTCAAAAGATATGGGTATTTCAAAGGCCCATGATACCTATTACATCAGAAGCTCTCTCAGGAAAGGTTACCAATTTCTGTTCTAATAAACAGTGGCTATTTTACCACATCTCTGTTGGCCATTATAATCTTTCTATAATTTGTCAGTTAGATTGACAAAAAAATCAAGCTTAATGTTTAATTTGGAATGcctctattttattttagaataataattgaAAGGCAAATGCTGAGAGCAAAGAAAAAGACTTATGATCTGAAACTAGAAGGGAATGGAATAAAAGAACAGTGAAAGAGTCCTAAGTACCTAGCCAGTGTTATAAACATGGGCTTTGCAATAAAGATAACAaacatatctatttttttcttaaagcatttgagagatagaagcagaaaaaaatacagaattataGTGATCTCATACTAGGAAATAACAGGGAAAGTGAAGGAGGTGATCAAGGGAAGAACGGTGATTTAATTGTGGACACCAGAGAAAACAAAGTTTAAATAGTCTCCCAGGAGATCTGCCTATCTAGGAAAGGACAGAGCTGAATCCAGGAGTAGCTAGTGGGctttaagaagaagaaattgtTAAAGAAAATAGCAGTATCAAACACGTCAGAAGGATTTCTATGTTAGGAAGAGTCAAAAGACAAAAAGTTGTAAGTAGAAAATAAGACTTCAAGATCTGAAATTTCGTAACTAAGGTTATTATAGTAAACTGTAGAATTCAACATGAACTCATTTAATATAGACATAGGTTTGGGGtagaaaagtcaaagaattttaaaaagacattaggAAGGCACCCAAAATAATGGCAGGTGGTTAAGGTGAAGAAAAAATGAGTGCTGAAATACTCAAGAAATCCATGGGCCAAGATGTTAACCAAtgatggaaagaggagagaaaaacagtATTATTTAGAAAAGACTAAGAATAATGCTGACAATTTCAAAGTGGTAGCAGTGATGCACAGATCTATGAATCTCAGATCTGTACCATGAAGGGACAGAAAATAATAGGGTGTTAAGCTAGGTTttaatgaaggagaagaggtaacGGATATAAAGAATTAAGCATATGTGGGCATcaggataaaagaagaaagcaatgaaagaaaGTGATGAGATACTATTTGGGATtaagttataaaaaaaataaaaagccagggCTTCCACCTCGAGTGTTTGCTCTCAGCTGCCATGTTTATGAGGCAGCCCTGGAGAGACCCATGTAAGCAGATCTTCTCCAGAGTCAAGACTTCAAACTGCAAAGTCTAACTGACCCCCTGATTACAGTCTTATGAAAGATCTTGATTCAAAACAGCCCAGCTAAATTGTTCTCAGATGTCTGACTCACAGAAACTGAAGATAATATCGCTTTTAGTCATTAAGTTTTAGGGAAATTTGTTATATAATAATAGATAATATATCCAATAACTAGACATTTTTTCTCATTGCTGTATCCCTTCAAATATTCctgagtattttaaaaacaagaacagcAGCAAAGTATGAATATAGCTAAGCCAATACTTTACAATAACCTCAATGTTTAGCTCTAATGGAGCTCAACTGCAACACTGAGTTTCATTTCAAGGCCTAAGTGAGGCCTTCATATTGTGTTTATGCTAAAATTCAATTCATAATGAGACAGTGTACAGAACCCTATATAAAAAAGCTTATGCAAAATAAGAGAACTTATTACTAAGGTTGGATCTGCTAAGAATTGAGTCTTTTTTGGTCTTACTTATAATACACAGGTTATGCATGGCTGAGATCTTTTAATGGATCCTCAGCCTATTAGTGAACATGGTTCAGTCAATGTCCTAGGCCTTAAGAAAGCAGATTATTTTCCCTCAGACGTCTAAAGGTAAAAAGGCCAGCAGAAACACTTAACTGTTTCTTTCTCTACTTCACTGACTCACTTACCATGAACTACAACGTCTCCACTCCCACCTACCTTCCTGCCAAGCAACAGTCCCACAGTCAAAGCAACTTGGGAAGTATTGCTTAGTTTATAATCCTCTTGAAGATGTTCAATGAACATTATGTGTTAAAGATTCTGAGATGTTCTTTAGTAAAGAAAGTTGTTTATTTAACATAACATTTCTCTAACATCTAACAATTAAGCCTTTTTTCTGCAAATGTCCTTCAAAATTTTGGGGTAAAGTGGTTCAAAAACTCTCTAAAACCTTTTTTGTTCCTAAATAAAACATATGACCATATTGCATTTGAAAAACTTATGACAATTTACCTTGCCAAGCTGCTGTAGAAACTTCAAGTGCCTCTCTTCAAACTGTGTAGGGTCCCTGTCTTCAAATGCACCAGAAAACCCTAGGGCACCTATCCGCATGTTTGGTAACATGTCATTTTCTGTTAGTAGCTCATAATCTAGAAAAAAGCCAGCACTACCTTCAGTTGAACAGTACATTCTCTGGGTAACACTGATACATAGTCAAGCTGAGAAAATAATCAGAATGAGTTAGAAATACTAAATGATACAGGTAAACTGAAATAGTTTAGATTATATTAATGGGAGCCTTTAATTATTAACCAAAATCTGACAGGCTTTCAAGAAAGACTTTACAAAGGATAAACGATTACTTTCCAAATAggtaattttcatataaattaagTAAGGTTATGTTCTGATATTTGTGTTGAGGATGATGAGTAGTACTGAAGGACCTATGGgacaaacacatgaataaatttaactcaatattttaaagaagttgagaaaaaacacatctaCTGTATCTTTAGAAAATTAATCAATTATAAAATACATGAGAACTAGTTAAAAACCAAGagttatttaaaaagtcaatgtAGTGAAATAAATATCTGTAGCCAAATAAACATGCTTCTCATTAACTAGAAAACTCAAATTAAACTAGAGTCTAAAACTTTCATGCCATACGCATGTAACATATTGTGTGTGTTCTTTTTCCcattcaaacaaataaacagataaataaaattagtttatCAAAAGAGGAAAAGGCtttcctaaaaaataaaactactagccaggtgccagtacaggctcacacctgtaatcttagttacttgggaggctgagactgggaggatagtagttcaaggccagcaaggcaaatagttcatgagaccccatctctaaaatatccagagcaaaatggactggaggtgtggctaaggggtagagcacctgctttacaattgcaaaatcctgagttcaaattccagtccctcaaaaaataataataatacattttaaaaaataaagatagtgcTTAATTAAGGAAATCAGAATCTATATAAAGCATGAGAATTCATGTgaatacaagaaattaaaaaggctTAAGAGGTATCAAAGAACTTCTTGGAAGGGATTACAAAATTAGTAAAGATGGTCATTAAACACAATAAAGGTAGAAAGTGATCAGTAAGCTCATTCCATCAATACAAACCTGGAGTAAATAAACTGTTTAGATCCCGTATGATGGCTCTGAAAGAAGGCCTGAAATCTGGTTCATAATCCATACAATTATTTATAAGGTTTGCTAATTCTGTCCACTTTGGTGCAGGAAGCTGATGTCTATCTTCATAAAACTGTAGCTTCTataattaaaaaagcaaatactGAGGATAAATTGTATAATGCTGCATcaatttcccttttaaaattagATGGACTATGAAATGCCAAATCAGGTGAAGGATCACAGAGAAAGTAATTCTAATTTAATAGTGTATATTAACTTACTCTTTGAGAATCTAGAGCACTCAGAGGTTTATCTCCTCCGCTGCAGATTTCCCACAAAGTGGTACCAAAACTCCATTTGTCTGTTGCCAAATTTAGAATTTTAGGATTTTCAATGCATTCAGGTGGTACCCATGGTATTCTCTCTTGAAGAACTTTTAAATAATAGGAACAAAGTATAGTGAACAATCACcacaaaatcattattttatatacaaatcATTTTCAAACTCATTTGAATAATCAAATCTCTCCAGTTGGAGGACTATCCATGCTCAAGTTCATACACGCTTAAGCGCTAAAAGGGATTTTAAAGATCATctaatttatttcctttcatttttttccctacagtactgggttttgaattcagggcctcacacttgttaggcaggtactctaccacttgaaccacattttCAGATCCAAGATCATCTAATTTCATATCTCAGCTTTAACAACAACACTGAGATCCACAAAAACCCAATAATTTGCCCAAAGCCATACAATCTGTTAGCAGCATGGACAGAATTAGGATCATGTTCAATGAATTCTGGATCAACTAAACTTCTTTCCATTAAACTATAATGTCTGAACAGGCATACTACGTTCTCTACCACTTCCCATTAGTTCTGCCTCCcccccttaaaaaaaaactacaaaatttgTCCTAAAATTGATtcaattatatttgaaaatttctttataaagtataagaaatacaACTACAGTCATATCACTGAGagatgttttaataattttataccaTTGGTCATTGTGATTTACAGATAGACAAGACccaacaaacatttatcattaCAGCAGATGTATgagtaaaaaataacaatatattctAAGTATGGAATCGATATGGGTTCTGCTCAGATCATGGAATTTCCCAAGTGAAGTTTCTGTGGTCCATGACCCCACCACAAAGATGGTACTCAAGGAAGGAATAAGTAATATAACTCTATCTTCTTGGTATTCtaacaaatagataaatagataagaaTGAAGGATAATCTGGTTTTTTTGGCATATTTTCATAAAGCAATGCAAACATTTTTCTGTGTAACCAGTTAAAGAAGACATTGGCTCCTTTCCCCAATATCATATGAATACATTTTTGTCCATATTTACTTCCCAATCCAAAGGGTAAAATTTCCTCAATTACCAGAGATAAGGCTGTATAAGATTTTCTATTATCTTATTATTATTGTCTTCACTGTAGGAGAAGCCATTAAGTTTAAGTTCCATCGGCTCAAACAGGATACTGTTTATCAATTTTGATTCTAAATTTATAACATTCAATTAGAGAAATTAGCTAAGATAATGAACAAACAACAATTAAAATGTTGTTTGGTCCCCCAAAATGTCTCCCAACTACCTAACTgaaatttctacttttaatttattgTGTTAAATAGAACATTAAAAGACACATAtgaaaggcttttaaaaaaagttttaaaacatcaGAATTAGCTGAATAATTAAAGATCTTGAGCTAGATAATATATCTTTGTAAaagggaaattttttaatttattgtgatTCAAAGAATATTAGaacttttcatattaaaaatgaacaaaatcccAAATTCTATACATAATTAGGGATAAAAgtgtctttaaaaattatctcataGTCCATGGTGACATGCTTAtaggaaagaaatggacagagatCAGATGTAACTATACTTATTTAAATTGCACATCAGTAAACTACAGATCAAGGGAAATTTCAACATGATTTTTATGCTACTACCCAAGTAAAATTTAAGAAAGTTTAGTGCAATCCCTCTAGAACTTACTGTCCTTTGGTAAAACTGTAATGCTAATGCCGGGATCACTAAGTTTGATGAAAGGAGGATTTCCTGTCTTCCTGTCTTCTTCTCTGATAAGTAGGATATTTTTGGCACATACATTCCCATGAGTaaggtttttttcttcctattaaaGTTAAATGCACATACACTCAAATATCAACCAACAGATATTTAagcatttcatattttcaaagcCCCAAAATAGATTTAAAGAAGATATGTAAGACagcataataaatattaatttggaGGCATGCTTTgagataataaaatgaagttttctGTACTACATTTTAAATGACACAATAATCAATAACCATAATAAAGTGAATACATTAAAACTTCCTAGTCTAACACTTTCCAAAGCTAAGATTCTAAATGGTATGTATTTCTGATGGTAGATGATATTAGGAAATGTTGCTTTCCATTCAACAGGAGGAGACAGATACACTCTGAGGGGTCTGATGAATGATTAGCACTTTGGTGTTCTGTTTCTCTGTCAACACTGCTTTCATACAGAACGTAATGCCCAACTGCCCGCAAACACTGCAGCACATATCTGTTAAATTTTCTAAACCTAAGTGATTATAAATTATACATTGTCCATCAATGCTTCTAAAAGATTGATGGGATGACAAAACTGTTTCTTTCAAAACTGATTCTGCATCAACATGTGCCTAACCACTTTTCATTATCTAACAGATTATTATGAATAATTTGGCATCCATTTCTTGTTGCCAGGTCAAGAAAATTTCTACATATTTCTTCATAAGATAAAACTATAAGTCTTGACAAAAAAGAATATACTAATTACTTACTAGAAAATGCATAGCCCATGCCAACTGTTTAGCCACTCCAAGTTTCCAtaatatatttatagaatttttattctttttcagatatGTATCTAATGATCCAAACTTAACAAACTCCTGAACCAGAATATCTGCATTAAAATATAGATAACAATAAGTCTTAAGTATTCATACAATTATAATTCAAACTTCCATAAATACATTAATATGTGGATTCTATAGATAAAGAAATTAAGTGAAGTTCACTAATCTAAAGAAAATGTAATGGGTGTACACCagtgtatgtttaatttttagtttattcacAATAGTAAGACAAAGGAATCTGGATAATTATATGcataatatgtaattatatataatatagacattatataatatataattactcCAGCACACCTGGAGAACATATCTAATACCAATATCCAATTGTGTAAGTCAGCTCCATTAGCAATTCAGTCTATCAGTTCTATATTTAGACTTCATAATTCCAAATAACTTCATACAAATCTTGATGTCTATACTAAAGGTTCAACTTCCAATGTTATATTAAACCATCCATAATATGCATTGTTATGGTAAACACAAATGGCTATAAGACATTTGTTTACTATAGTACTGTATTGTGTGGATATTATAACAAGGCATTTTAATTGCCTTCTACATTTTAACTTTaatattgattttctttcttagaaGATATAACTGAACAGTCCTACAATGCTTTCAAATCCAATATTTAATTCCTATTAAATCAAGGTTTTTGCAGGTATCTGTGAtcctgaaaataaattttctatgtAAACAACAATGGATTATCTGAAAGGCATGACATTAACATAAGAAATGCAGTACTTTACTTACTTTCCTCTCCACAGACACATACTCCATAATTTAAAACCAAGTGTTTGTGTGAAAGCTGGCTCATCATGCTTGCTGCTTCAAAGAAAGACTATGGgggcaaaaaaataaacaagaaaagtaaaagaatttttttgctattatgtGTAAGTATACATAGTTCAAAAAGATACTCTCATCCATGAAGAAATGCTCCTATTCTCAGGACTACAGATAAGGTTACACTGTACTTTATATGGAGTTACAACTACCATCGACCTTGATGTTATGATGCATTCTGAAGAAACCTTTTAATAAGTATGGAATAGAAAGATAGTGACAAGAGAAAGTAATACTGGTAGAATGCACCATGAATGATGCAAGTTAAATGGGCTTAGACCCCTAACACCTAGAATAGAATAATACAGTAACAACTATAAGTAGATACCAGATACAGTGATAACGGACTGAGGCAGATGGATGTTAAGTTTTAAATAATGGCTCCTAAAtaactaaaaatgatttttatgcaGATAAAAAATCATGGTGCCTGTATCCGGATACTGGCATGGTATTAACACCACTTCTAACTCAACTAATCCTTGACTGGAACTTCTGCTTATGGTTGTTCAAAGCACCATCATCACCAACACTGTGGCGTTCTGGATTACATACAATTCTTCAACTTGTATGTTTCACATCATCTTCAGCTAATGTCCTTTGAGATATTCTAAGGAACACACATGTGTTTTGTCATGTTTGGTGATGTCTTCCTATGCTCAGGGCTCTGGTAACTGGGATTCTGCTAGCTAGTAACTCTGGATGATGCCCAGAGACATCTTGTACTCAGTGCTTGTTAGTACAGTGCCTTTCAAAtttctcctgtttctaagtaCACGAAATTGTAGAGAAACCTCTGTGAAACCCATAAAGCTCCAGGGAGTCAAGTTAAAAACCAGCTGCCTCAATATATATG
Above is a genomic segment from Castor canadensis chromosome 13, mCasCan1.hap1v2, whole genome shotgun sequence containing:
- the Jak2 gene encoding tyrosine-protein kinase JAK2 isoform X2 encodes the protein MDFAISKLKKAGNQTGLYVLRCSPKDYNKYFLTFAVERENVIEYKHCLITKNENREYNLSGTKRNFNNLKDLLNCYQMETVRSDSIIFQFTKCCPPKPKDKSNLLVFRTNGVSDVPTSPTLQRHNNVNQMVFHKIRNEDLIFNESLGQGTFTKIFKGVRREVGDYGQLHETEVLLKVLDKAHRNYSESFFEAASMMSQLSHKHLVLNYGVCVCGEENILVQEFVKFGSLDTYLKKNKNSINILWKLGVAKQLAWAMHFLEEKNLTHGNVCAKNILLIREEDRKTGNPPFIKLSDPGISITVLPKDILQERIPWVPPECIENPKILNLATDKWSFGTTLWEICSGGDKPLSALDSQRKLQFYEDRHQLPAPKWTELANLINNCMDYEPDFRPSFRAIIRDLNSLFTPDYELLTENDMLPNMRIGALGFSGAFEDRDPTQFEERHLKFLQQLGKGNFGSVEMCRYDPLQDNTGEVVAVKKLQHSTEEHLRDFEREIEILKSLQHDNIVKYKGVCYSAGRRNLRLIMEYLPYGSLRDYLQKYKERIDHKKLLQYTSQICKGMEYLGTKRYIHRDLATRNILVENENRVKIGDFGLTKVLPQDKEYYKVKEPGESPIFWYAPESLTESKFSVASDVWSFGVVLYELFTYIEKSKSPPVEFMRMIGNDKQGQMIVFHLIELLKNNGRLPRPDGCPDEIYMIMTECWNNNVNQRPSFRDLAHRVDQIRDNMAG